In a genomic window of Saccharothrix sp. HUAS TT1:
- a CDS encoding SMP-30/gluconolactonase/LRE family protein, with product MTHRTTARRRRTWTLTAVAITIAGTVAPGASAHAALASPCTPGATYGPPLPTRAVTSQLIRGGFNFLEGPTWDQRTGTLLLSNMQNPTGPQGVQPSSVLRFTPPATFGTFIADSGSNGLAVTPDGSRLLAATHDNRTVSSYSLTDRSRTTVAANHQGRAFNSPNDLTTGQDGTTYFTDPNFQRGNRADEQGGRTSVFRVRNGVVSLVDDTLSQPNGIVLSPDGRTLYVGGSNSIVKYAVAADGSTGNRTTFASIRTPDGATIDCAGNVYWASYEEGLVHVFSPTGTRLGAISAGRNTTNAAFGGPDGRTLYLTSGVPGSFGLYQVRLNVPGNHY from the coding sequence ATGACCCACCGCACGACAGCGCGGCGCCGTCGCACGTGGACGCTCACGGCGGTGGCGATCACCATCGCCGGCACCGTGGCTCCCGGCGCTTCCGCCCACGCGGCACTGGCATCGCCGTGCACCCCGGGGGCGACCTACGGACCGCCGTTACCGACCAGGGCGGTGACGTCCCAGCTCATCCGAGGGGGGTTCAACTTCCTCGAAGGTCCCACGTGGGACCAGCGGACGGGCACCCTGTTGTTGTCGAACATGCAAAACCCCACCGGTCCCCAAGGCGTGCAGCCGTCCTCGGTGCTCCGGTTCACCCCGCCGGCCACGTTCGGGACGTTCATCGCCGACTCCGGCAGCAACGGCCTGGCGGTCACCCCCGACGGCTCGCGGCTGCTCGCCGCCACCCACGACAACCGGACCGTCTCCTCCTACAGCCTGACCGACCGCAGCCGCACCACCGTCGCGGCGAACCACCAGGGTCGGGCGTTCAACTCCCCCAACGACCTGACCACCGGCCAGGACGGCACCACCTACTTCACCGACCCCAACTTCCAGCGCGGCAACCGCGCCGACGAGCAGGGCGGTCGGACCAGCGTCTTCCGCGTCCGCAACGGCGTGGTCAGCCTGGTGGACGACACGCTGTCGCAGCCCAACGGCATCGTCCTGTCGCCGGACGGCAGGACGCTCTACGTGGGCGGCAGCAACTCGATCGTGAAGTACGCCGTCGCCGCCGACGGCTCCACCGGCAACCGCACGACGTTCGCGAGCATCCGGACTCCCGACGGGGCGACCATCGACTGCGCGGGCAACGTGTACTGGGCGTCCTACGAAGAGGGCCTGGTGCACGTCTTCTCGCCGACCGGAACGCGGCTGGGCGCCATCTCCGCCGGTCGCAACACCACCAACGCGGCCTTCGGCGGCCCGGACGGCCGGACGCTGTACCTCACCTCGGGCGTGCCCGGCTCGTTCGGCCTCTACCAGGTGCGCCTGAACGTGCCGGGCAACCACTACTGA